Below is a genomic region from Billgrantia tianxiuensis.
GTCGCCGGCCTCCACGGCGCCGGCGGTGACCGAGCTGGACGACAACGATCTGGTGTTCCGTACCGTGCCTTCGGATGCCTACCAGGGCCAGATCCTGGCCAAGCTGATGCTCGAGAAAGGCTTCGACGAAGTGGCCGTCACCTACGTCAACAACGACTACGGCCGTGGCCTGGCGGATGCCTTCACCGCAGGCTTCGAGGCGGGCGGTGGCACGATAGCCGTAAACCTGGCCCATGAGGACGGCCGCGCCGACTACCGTTCCGAGCTGGGCTCGCTTTCCGCCAGCGGTGCCGAGACGCTGGTGGTGCTCGCCTATGCCGATGGCTCGGGCCAGACCATCCTGCGCCAGGCCTATGAGGGTGGTGCATTCACCCAGTATGCCGGTGCCGACGGCATGGTCGGCTCGTCGCTGGTCGAGGCGGTGGGCGCGGATGCCCTCGAGGGCATGATCGCCACTCGCCCGGGCAGCCCCGAACTGCCGGGTACCGAGATCTTCAACCAGGCGGCCCAGGAGGCGGGCTTCGACCCCAGCGCGGTATTCGCCGCCCAGGCCTATGACGCCGCTTTCCTGCTGGCGCTGGCCATCGAGCAGAACGGTAGCGCCGAGCGTGAGGGGCTTTCCCAGGCGCTGCGCAGCGTCGCCTCCGCTCCCGGTGAAGTGATCCTGCCCGGCGAGTGGGAGAAGGCAGTGCAACTGATCGCAGCGGGCGAGGAGATCAACTACGAGGGTGCCTCCGGCAGCCATGAGTTCGACGAGAACGGCGACGTGCCGGGCGTGGTGCTGGAAATGGCGGTGGAAGGCGGTGCCTTCGTCGGCAAGGGCCTGCTCCAGGACTAATCTAGGTCTGAACTGAAGCAGCAAGTGAAAGCAAAGGCCCCGGCGGGAATGCCCGCCGGGGCCTTTCTTATTGAACGTAGATTTTAGAGCGCAGCAATAAATCAGCCCCCTCTACCCGTGGTGTTTGACTTTTTCGGGTAGCAGTCCTTGTGGAGCGAAGCGCAGCACCAGGGTAATGAGCAGGCCGATCACGAACACCCGGGCCTGCAGCGCGCGGCTGTCGAGGTTGCCCGGCGGTTCCCAGCCGAACCAACCCTCGCCGATGGCAGCGGCCCCATGCATCACGAACAGCGCCAACGGCTCGGACATCAGCCAGATGATATAGACCGCTACGGCGCCGAAGATGGTGCCCAGGTTGTTGCCGGGCCCGCCCAGGATCACCATCACCAGTACCAGGAAGGTGTGGTTCAGCGGCAGGAAGCCGTTGGGGTCGAAGATGCTGTTGAACGAAGCCAGCGCGCCGCCGCCGATGCCCATCAGGATGCAGCCCAGCACGAAGATCTCCAGGCGGCGCTTGTTGATGTCCTTGCCCATCGCCGAAGCGGAGATTTCGTTGTCGCGGATGGCGCGGATCATGCGGCCCCAGGGGGCGTGGTAGGCGCGGTGCAGCAGGAAGAAGATCACCGCGATCATGGCCGCCGTGACCGACAGGTACAATGCCCGGGCCAGGGTGAAGCCCAGCTCGCTGGGGCCCGGCGTGGGCCAGGGCAGCGGCGAGACGGTGGCGGTGCCGCGGGTCAGCCAGTCGGAATTCTTGAGGAAGGCCTTGATGATCTCGGCGATGCCGAGGGTGGCAATGGCCAGATAATCGCTGCGCAGCCCCAGGCAGATATGGCCGATGAAGTAGCCGATGGCGCCGGCCAGCGCGCCGCCGACGATCCAGCCGCTCCAGGCCGGCAGGCCCAGGCCACCGATGAAGCCGGCTCGGGACTGTATCTCGCCGGTGACGCCGCGCAGCATGCTGATCACCACCAGGTAGAGCACCACGGCGAGGACGATGGCGATCAGCGTGCGCAGCTTCTTCGGTACGCCGATACGGTCGAGCTTGGTGGCGCCATAGACCAGCATCGCCGCAGCGGCACCGTAGAGCAGCACGCGGCCGAGTTCACCAGGCAGTTCGGTACCCCAGAAGGCGTCGTTGACCGGCACGCTGAGGAACATGGTGGCAAAGGCGCCCAGCGCGACGAAGCCCATCACACCGGCATTGAACTGGCCGGCATAGCCCCATTGGATGGTCAGCCCCAGGGCCAGGATGGCGTAGCAGGAGGCTTCCACCAGCATGCGCGTGCTGTAGGCGGTTCCCATGATGGCATAGACGCCAAGAACCGCCACCAGCAGGGCGCCGAAGAGGATGACTTCCCGCAGCGGGAAGCGTGACGGTGCGGCCACGGTGTCTTCGCGGCGTTCGGTACGTTGAGCGTTCATCAGATCACCTTACCCTTGAAGATGCCGGTGGGGCGCCACACCAGGATCGCCACCAGGATGAAGAAGGGCACCACGATCTTGTATTCGGTGCCGACGAAGGCGAGGTTGCGCGGGATCTCGACCCATTCGGGGAATAGGTGTGCGATGGGACGCAGCAGCACCGTCCAGTTGAACACCGCCAGCGTTTCGGCGAAGCCCACCACGAAGCCGCCGGCGATGGCCCCGTAGGGGTGGCCCACCCCGCCGACGATGGCTGCGGCGAAGATCGGCAGCAGCAGGAAGAAGCTCAGGTCGGGCTTGAAGGTCACGTCGAGCGAGAGCAGGGTACCCGCGATGGCGGCGAGGCCGCCGGCGATCACCCAGGTCACCGCCACGATGTGGTTGGTATTGATGCCCGAAGCCCGTGCCAGGTCGGGATTGTCGGACATGGCGCGCATCGCCTTGCCCAGCCGGGTGCGGTTGAGGAACAGGTGCAGCCCGACCACGCAGACGATGGTCAGGAGGAACAGGATGATCTGCGGCTCGGTGACGATGATCGGCCGTGTGGCCAGCTCGAACGGCATCTCGAGGCGGTAGATCTCCTTGCGCTCACCGGCCAGGTACAGGTTCTGGGCGCCGGTGCCGGCGAACAGGCGAATCAGCCCCTGCAGCATCAGGGTCACGCCCAGCGAGGCGATCACCATGACGATGGGCTTGACGCCATGGGCGCGCAGCGGCTTGTAGAACGCCTTGTCGACGCCGACCGCGAGCAGGGCGGTAAGCACCATGGCCAGCGGCAGCATGACGATGGGGGTGGGCAGGCCCACCGCTGCGCCCACGCCGGGAAATGCCATGGTCAGCAGCAGCACCATGAAGGCCCCGAACGTCATCATGTCGGCATGGGCGAAGTGGGCGAAGCGCATGATGCTGAAGACCAGCGTCACGCCGATGGCGCCAATGGCGTAGATCGAGCCGGTCACGCTGCCGGCGACGATCACGTTGTTGAAGAAGAAAACCAGTTCGTTCACGACTCACTCTCCAGTACGGGCTCGGGGCTCAACCGCCGAGGAAGCTCTTGGCCACTTCCGGGTCGGCGAGCAAGGCGGCGCCGGTATCGGTGAAACGGTTCTTGCCAGCGGCCAGCACGAAGCCCTTGTCGGCGATGGCCAGGGCCTGCTTGGCATTCTGCTCGACCATGAGGATGCCCACGCCGGCGGCATTGATCTCCTTCACCCGCTCGAAGATCTCGTTCATGTAGAGCGGCGAGAGGCCGGCAGTGGGTTCGTCGAGCAGCAGCACGTCGGGCTCGGCCATCAGCGCGCGGCCCATGGCAACCATCTGGCGCTGGCCACCGGAGAGTTCGCCGGCGGGTTGGTGGCGCTTGTCGTAGAGCGGAGGAAAGAAGTCGTAGACCTGCTTGAGCATGCGCTTGACGTTGCCCGGCTTGAGGAAGGCGCCCATCTCCAGGTTCTCTTTCACCGTGAGGCTGGGGAAGACGTTCTTCTCCTGGGGCACGAAACCCATGCCCTTCTGTACCAGTTTGTTGGGCGGCAGGTTGTGGATCGGCTCGCCGCGCAGCAGGATCTCGCCCTGGCTGACGGTGAGTAGGCCGAAGATGGCCTTGAGCATGGTGGACTTGCCGGCGCCATTGGGGCCGACGATCACACCGACCTCGTCGGCCTCGATCGACATGTTCACCCCGTTGAGGATGTTCATGCCGCCGTAGCCGCCGTGCACGTCGCGTGCTTCGAGTAATGGCATCGTGGATTCTCTGCGCTATCGTTGCTGTTCTTCTTGTCGGGTCTGTGCGCCTGGACTCAGGCGGTGGTGGAGCCCTCAGGCTACGTTCGAACCCCTCAGGCTATGTTCGAACCCCTCAGGCTACGTTCGAGCCAAAGTATGCCTCGATCACCTGAGGATTGTTACGGATCTCCTCGATGCTGCCTTCCACCATCACGCTGCCCTGGGCCAGCACGATCACCGGGTCGCACAGGCGCGCGATCATGTCCATGTCGTGCTCAATGACCAGGAAGGTGTAGCCCATCTCGCGGTTGAGCCGTTCGATGTTGTCGACCAGGTCGCCCAGCAGGGTGCGGTTGACCCCAGCGGCGATCTCGTCGAGCAGCACCACGCGGGCATCGGTCATCATGGTGCGACCGAGTTCGAGCAGCTTCTTCTGGCCGCCGGAGAGGTTGCCGGCCAGCTCGTTGCGCACGTGGTGCAGGCCGATGAAGTCGATCACCTCGAGCGCCTTCCGGCGTACCTCGGCCTCCTGCTGGCGTACCAGGCCCGGCTTGAGCCAGGCGTCGAACAGGCTCTCGCCGGCCTGCTGCGGCGGCACCATCATCAGGTTCTCCAGCGCGGTCATTTGGGAGAACTCGTGGGCGATCTGGAAGGTGCGCAACAGGCCCTTGTGGAACAGCTCGTTGGCGGGGCGATTGGTGATGTCCTCGCCATCGAGCAGGACCTGGCCGCTGTCGAGCGGCAGGGCGCCGGCGATAATGTTGAACAGGGTGGACTTGCCTGCCCCGTTGGGGCCGATCAGCCCGGTGATCGAGCCTTCTTCGACCTGGATGGAGCAGTCGTTGATGACCTTCAGACCACCGAAGGCCTTGTAGACGTGCCTGACGTCGATGATGGATGGCATGTTGGTTCCTGCACTTTATATCGTTGTTATGCGCCCGGCTTCTCCGCTTGGTGCGAGGCCGGGTGGCGTATATCGAGCCGCCGCCCGCAGGCGGCGACAGTTTTTCTTGTTACCGGTCCTGGCGCTTCTCGGCCAGGAAGGTACGGCCGGCGGCGAAGGCGCCGACGATGATCAGGGCGCCGATGGCCGGCACCAGATAGCCTTCTACCTGCGGAATGGTGCGCAGGAACACGAAGGCGACCGCGGCGGGCGCCACGAAGCGTACCAGGAAGCGCCAGGTCCGGAACCAGGTCTCGCTGGTGCGCATCTCCTTCATCACCTCGGAGTGGGTCAGCGCCCAGCCGGCGAACAGCGCGATGAGCATGCCGCCCAGCGGCATGAAGATGTTGGTCAGCAGCTCGATGAAATCGAAGGCGCTGCGGCCGAACAAGGTGTGGAAGGGGCTCGCCTCGGCCCACAGGTTGAAGCTGACCACCGTGAGCAGGCCCAGGGCCCAGCTGGCCACCACCATGACGAACACTGCCTGGGGGCGGGTGAGGTCGAAGCGCTCCACCAGAAAGGCGGCCACCGGCTCGATCAACGAGATCGAGGAGCTGATCGCCGCTCCCAGCACGAGAATGAAGAACACCCCGCCGATCAGCCCGCCGAAGGGCATCTCGGCGAAGGCCAGCGGCAGGGTGACGAACATCAGTCCCGGCCCGGCGGCGGCGTCGAGGCCGGCGCCGAATACCAGCGAGAAGATCGCCAGCCCCGCCACCATGGCGACGGCGGTATCGATGAAGGCGACGGCGAAGGCGGTACGGCTCAGCGAGGCCTCGCTGGCCATGTAGGCGCCGTAGGCCATGATCGCCCCCATGCCGAGGCTCAGGGTGAAGAACGACTGGCCCATGGCCTGCAGCCACCCTTCGAGGCTTAGGTCGCCGACATTGAAGGTGAACAGGAAGCTTGCCGCGGCGCCGAAGTCGCCATTGGTGATGCCATAGGCGAGTACCACCAGAAGGATCACGAACAGTGCCGGCATCATGATGCGCAGGCCACTCTCGATACCCTTGTGGATGCCCATGCCCACGATCAGCCCCGAGGCGATGATGAATAGTGTGTGGTAGAGCGTGAGCAGGCCCGGCGAGGCCAGCAGTGCATCGAAGCCGGCGCCGATGGTGGCGGCATCGGCGCCGACCAGCGAGCCGGTGAGCATCTGCCAGGTGTAATGAATCGCCCAGCCGGCGATCACCGAATAGAAGCTCAGGATCAGGAAGGCCGCGGCGGCTCCCAGCCAGCCGATCGATTCCCAGGCGCGGGAGGTGTCATGAGTGCGGGTCAGGAAGCGCATGCCCATGATTGGGCTTCTGCGGCTGGCGCGGCCGAGCATGGTCTCGGCGATCAGGATCGGAATGCCGACGGCGAAGATAGTCAGGGCGTAGATCAGGATGAAGGCGCCGCCGCCGTTCTCGCCGGTCAGGTAGGGAAAGCGCCACAGGTTGCCGAGCCCCACTGCCGAGCCGACCGCGGCGAGCAGGAAGGTGCCCTTGTGTGTCCAGACGTTGTGCGTGCTCATTATGTTTCCGAAGCGTCGTCCTGCGGCCTTGTGGGCCTGAGTGTGGCACCACCGAGCGCCGGTCGGATAGGGGCGTTCGATGAGCGCGTACACTGTGCGACAGAACCCGCGCCATGGCCAGTAGACGAACGTTAAGTCTACGTTGGAAACGACAGATGACCGGGGCACGGGTTCGTGGAAGTCATTGCGGCTCCTCGTCCTCCTTCGAGATGTCGCTCGGGCGCGGTTCGAAGGCGCGGCTGGCGTCCGGCAGGCGCACCGTGTCGCCTACGGCGAGCTTGCCGAACAGCTGGCGCCGCTTGCCGCTGTGCGGCTCGATCAAGGCCGCCACGCTGCCGATGCTGGTGCCGTCGACGTAGGCCTCGACCTTGATCCGCACCACTACGCCCTGGTAGCGGGCCGAGAGGATGTCGCCAGGCCCCGGTTCCGAGTAGCCCTGGGGGGAGCGTTCGTAATGGTGCATTACGCTGTCGGCGCCGGGGTCGTCCCATTCCACGTGCTTGTGCATACGGCCTCCTGTACGGTCGATTTCGATCTCCTAGGGAGAAGCGTAGCCGCTGACGGGCATGGCAAGAAAAGGCCCGCCTCGAGGCGGGCCGGGTCGACGCCGCTCTTCAAGGCGTCTCTTCGGGCAGTCAGGGCGTCTCTTCGGACAGTGCCATGATCATTCGTGTGGCCAGGTAGAGGCGCGGCACCACGCTGTGCAGTTCGACGTACTCGTCGCTGCTGTGGTAGCGGCCTCCCACCAGGCCGAGTGACTCGAGCACGGCCGGGCGCTCGGCATCGGGCTGGTAGGCGTAGGCGGCATCGGTGCCACCGCCGATTTCCACCGCGCCGAGTTCCAGGCCCAGTTCGGCATAGATGGCCTTGGCTGTCTCGGCCAGCTCCTGGGTTTGCGGATTCTCCGGCAGCGGCGGGCGACCGCGCTCCAGGCGGAACTCCACGTCGGTATCCTCGATCAGGCGGCTGGCGATGATCTCGTTGGCTTCCTCGCTCACGCGCTCGTACTCGTCGGCTTCGAAGTAGCGCATGTCGCCCTCGGCCCGGGCGTGCTCGGGAATGATGTTACGGGTGCCGCCGCCCTCGACCACCGTCCAGTTGAGGGTGGTTTCCTTGTCGGGGTCGCCAAGCTCGCTGAGCTGGAGCAACTGATGGGAGAGTTCCATCACCGCGTTGCGCCCCTCCTCCGGGGCGCTGCCGGCATGCGAGGCGCGGCCGGTCACTTCGAGAAAGGCGTAGTTGATGCCCTTGGTCACGGTGGTGACCGCATCCATGCCGTCTTCCCCCAGGGTGGGTTCGAACACCAGCACCGCGTCCTGCTCGGCGGCGAGCTGCTGGATGAGGTCGCGGGAGCCCAGCGAGCCGCGCTCCTCGTCGGGGTTGAACACCACCGTCAACGTACCATAGCCGTCGTACTCCAGCTCCTCGAGAATTGCCAGGCTGTGCAGGATGAGTGCCACGCCGCCCTTGGCATCGCCCACGCCGGGGCCGAAGGCGCGGCCGTCTTCGACGCGATACGGCCGCTCGGACGCGGTGCCTTCACCGAACACGGTGTCGTAGTGGATCATCAGCATGATGTCGCGCTCGCCGCTGCCCTGGAGGGTGCCGACCAGGGTGTTGCCGCCGAGTTCTTCGGAGGGGTGGGTCTCGACCTCGGCCCCCCGCTCGCGCAGGCGCTCTTCGAGGATCGCCTCGACCTCGGCCAGCCCCGGCTCGTAAGTGGTACCGGAATCGATGTTGACCAGGGTTTCGAGCGTTTCGAGCAACGGCTCCTCGTGGCGCTCGGCGGCATCGAGTACCGCCTGGTCGGC
It encodes:
- a CDS encoding branched-chain amino acid ABC transporter permease is translated as MNELVFFFNNVIVAGSVTGSIYAIGAIGVTLVFSIMRFAHFAHADMMTFGAFMVLLLTMAFPGVGAAVGLPTPIVMLPLAMVLTALLAVGVDKAFYKPLRAHGVKPIVMVIASLGVTLMLQGLIRLFAGTGAQNLYLAGERKEIYRLEMPFELATRPIIVTEPQIILFLLTIVCVVGLHLFLNRTRLGKAMRAMSDNPDLARASGINTNHIVAVTWVIAGGLAAIAGTLLSLDVTFKPDLSFFLLLPIFAAAIVGGVGHPYGAIAGGFVVGFAETLAVFNWTVLLRPIAHLFPEWVEIPRNLAFVGTEYKIVVPFFILVAILVWRPTGIFKGKVI
- a CDS encoding ABC transporter ATP-binding protein, which gives rise to MPLLEARDVHGGYGGMNILNGVNMSIEADEVGVIVGPNGAGKSTMLKAIFGLLTVSQGEILLRGEPIHNLPPNKLVQKGMGFVPQEKNVFPSLTVKENLEMGAFLKPGNVKRMLKQVYDFFPPLYDKRHQPAGELSGGQRQMVAMGRALMAEPDVLLLDEPTAGLSPLYMNEIFERVKEINAAGVGILMVEQNAKQALAIADKGFVLAAGKNRFTDTGAALLADPEVAKSFLGG
- a CDS encoding sodium-dependent transporter; protein product: MSTHNVWTHKGTFLLAAVGSAVGLGNLWRFPYLTGENGGGAFILIYALTIFAVGIPILIAETMLGRASRRSPIMGMRFLTRTHDTSRAWESIGWLGAAAAFLILSFYSVIAGWAIHYTWQMLTGSLVGADAATIGAGFDALLASPGLLTLYHTLFIIASGLIVGMGIHKGIESGLRIMMPALFVILLVVLAYGITNGDFGAAASFLFTFNVGDLSLEGWLQAMGQSFFTLSLGMGAIMAYGAYMASEASLSRTAFAVAFIDTAVAMVAGLAIFSLVFGAGLDAAAGPGLMFVTLPLAFAEMPFGGLIGGVFFILVLGAAISSSISLIEPVAAFLVERFDLTRPQAVFVMVVASWALGLLTVVSFNLWAEASPFHTLFGRSAFDFIELLTNIFMPLGGMLIALFAGWALTHSEVMKEMRTSETWFRTWRFLVRFVAPAAVAFVFLRTIPQVEGYLVPAIGALIIVGAFAAGRTFLAEKRQDR
- a CDS encoding ABC transporter ATP-binding protein; amino-acid sequence: MPSIIDVRHVYKAFGGLKVINDCSIQVEEGSITGLIGPNGAGKSTLFNIIAGALPLDSGQVLLDGEDITNRPANELFHKGLLRTFQIAHEFSQMTALENLMMVPPQQAGESLFDAWLKPGLVRQQEAEVRRKALEVIDFIGLHHVRNELAGNLSGGQKKLLELGRTMMTDARVVLLDEIAAGVNRTLLGDLVDNIERLNREMGYTFLVIEHDMDMIARLCDPVIVLAQGSVMVEGSIEEIRNNPQVIEAYFGSNVA
- a CDS encoding branched-chain amino acid ABC transporter permease; translation: MNAQRTERREDTVAAPSRFPLREVILFGALLVAVLGVYAIMGTAYSTRMLVEASCYAILALGLTIQWGYAGQFNAGVMGFVALGAFATMFLSVPVNDAFWGTELPGELGRVLLYGAAAAMLVYGATKLDRIGVPKKLRTLIAIVLAVVLYLVVISMLRGVTGEIQSRAGFIGGLGLPAWSGWIVGGALAGAIGYFIGHICLGLRSDYLAIATLGIAEIIKAFLKNSDWLTRGTATVSPLPWPTPGPSELGFTLARALYLSVTAAMIAVIFFLLHRAYHAPWGRMIRAIRDNEISASAMGKDINKRRLEIFVLGCILMGIGGGALASFNSIFDPNGFLPLNHTFLVLVMVILGGPGNNLGTIFGAVAVYIIWLMSEPLALFVMHGAAAIGEGWFGWEPPGNLDSRALQARVFVIGLLITLVLRFAPQGLLPEKVKHHG
- a CDS encoding ABC transporter substrate-binding protein; amino-acid sequence: MKKSLLAMAIAASGVALAGAAQAEVKIGFIGGFTGPIESLTPPIFDGARLAVAQINEQGGILGGQTLVMPNADTTCSDASAASNAADRMVNTENVTAIVGALCTGATVAAANSAAVPGGVVMVSPASTAPAVTELDDNDLVFRTVPSDAYQGQILAKLMLEKGFDEVAVTYVNNDYGRGLADAFTAGFEAGGGTIAVNLAHEDGRADYRSELGSLSASGAETLVVLAYADGSGQTILRQAYEGGAFTQYAGADGMVGSSLVEAVGADALEGMIATRPGSPELPGTEIFNQAAQEAGFDPSAVFAAQAYDAAFLLALAIEQNGSAEREGLSQALRSVASAPGEVILPGEWEKAVQLIAAGEEINYEGASGSHEFDENGDVPGVVLEMAVEGGAFVGKGLLQD
- a CDS encoding glutamate carboxypeptidase, which gives rise to MNGLPLKPLCCGAALAVMFAAASVNAEPVATEADQAVLDAAERHEEPLLETLETLVNIDSGTTYEPGLAEVEAILEERLRERGAEVETHPSEELGGNTLVGTLQGSGERDIMLMIHYDTVFGEGTASERPYRVEDGRAFGPGVGDAKGGVALILHSLAILEELEYDGYGTLTVVFNPDEERGSLGSRDLIQQLAAEQDAVLVFEPTLGEDGMDAVTTVTKGINYAFLEVTGRASHAGSAPEEGRNAVMELSHQLLQLSELGDPDKETTLNWTVVEGGGTRNIIPEHARAEGDMRYFEADEYERVSEEANEIIASRLIEDTDVEFRLERGRPPLPENPQTQELAETAKAIYAELGLELGAVEIGGGTDAAYAYQPDAERPAVLESLGLVGGRYHSSDEYVELHSVVPRLYLATRMIMALSEETP